The Coregonus clupeaformis isolate EN_2021a chromosome 3, ASM2061545v1, whole genome shotgun sequence genome includes a region encoding these proteins:
- the LOC121580114 gene encoding transmembrane protein 208 — MAPKGKVGTKGKKQIYEENEETLKFYTRVILGANAIYTALNLLVFYSSSTFWTWFAMVFALAVYVGSYRSMTAMAKAVFGEDGSLLDGGIDLNMEQGMAEHLKDVILLTAIVQVLSTISSYFWYLWLLAPARAMFLLWVNFLSPWFSAENSGAAPEEVNEKKQRRQERRQMKRF; from the exons ATGGCG CCCAAAGGTAAGGTCGGCACTAAAGGCAAGAAGCAAATCTATGAGGAGAATGAGGAGACACTCAAGTTCTACACCAGAGTAATCTTGGGCGCTAAC GCGATATACACTGCGTTAAACCTCTTGGTCTTCTATAGCTCTTCAACGTTTTGGACATGG TTTGCAATGGTGTTTGCCCTGGCAGTGTATGTGGGCAGTTACCGCTCCATGACTGCCATGGCCAAAGCAGTGTTTGGTGAGGATGGGAGTCTGCTGGACGGAGGAATAGATCTGAACATGGAGCAGGGGATGGCAGA GCATCTGAAGGATGTTATCCTGCTAACTGCCATAGTACAAGTGCTCAGCACCATCTCCTCCTACTTCTGGTACCTTTGGCTACTG gcccCGGCCCGTGCAATGTTCCTGCTTTGGGTCAACTTCCTAAGCCCCTGGTTTTCGGCCGAGAACTCTGGTGCCGCCCCAGAGGAGGTGAATGAGAAGAAGCAGAGACGACAGGAGCGCAGACAGATGAAGAGATTCTAA